In the genome of uncultured Sphaerochaeta sp., the window CTCGATTTCGTTCGACCAGGTCTTCAGCTTGCTGATGATCTTGGAGAACTGCTCATTGTCCAATTTCGACCATAATCCGCTGTCACTGCCGGTATCGGCCTTGTAGCTCCAGTGGGCGGCAACACCGTACTCAGCGGTGGAGTGCATCTCCTTGGTCCTGATCTGGATCTCCAGCAGCTTGCCGTCCAAGGCCATGACGGTGGTGTGGAGGCTCTGGTAATTGTTCGCCTTGGGCATGGCGATGTAGTCCTTGAACCTTCCCTCGATCGGGGGCCACAGACGATGCACCACACCCAGGATGGTGTAGCATTCGGTCACCGTATTGCAGAGGATGCGCACCCCAAGGATGTCGAAAATCTCATCGATCTCCTTCTTGCGCTTCTTCATCTTCATATAGACCGAGTAGGTATGTTTTGCCCGGCTGGTAACCAGCACATCGCTCAGGTTTGCATCGCCGCAGGCGCGATAGATGGACTTCTCGATACGGTTGAGGTAGGCATTCTGCTCGCTCTTCTTGCTGAGCAGATACTCCTGGATGTAGTTGAATGTATCGGGTTTGAGGATCTTCAGGCTCAGGTCTTCCAGCTCATCCTTGAGCCAGGAGATGCCCAACCGGTCGGCCAATGGGGCGAAGATATCCAGCGTATCCCCTGCGATCTCCCGAGCACGCTCAGGGTTGAGGTGCTGAAGGGTGCGCATGTTGTGCAGCTTGTCGGCCAGCTTGATGATGATGACCCGGATATCCTTGCTCATGGCGAAGAACATCTTGCGGATGGTTTCCGCCTCCTGCACACTCTTGTTCATGGTCTTGAGGTTGGCTATCTTGGTCTCGCCCTCGACCATATCGGCAACGGAGGCCCCAAAGATGGAAGTCAGCTCCTCATAGGTGGTGTCGGTATCCTCCAGCGTATCATGGAGCAAGCCTGCGCAGATGGTGTCGGCATCCATCTTCAGCTGGATGAGTATCTCTCCGACTGCCAAGGGATGGATGATGTACGGCTCTCCGCTTGCACGCTTCTGGTTCTCATGCTTGCTTGCAGAGAAGGTTGCCGCAGCCAGGATCTTTTCCTGGTCGGCCTTGGGGTACTTGAAAGCTTTCTGGATGAATCGTTCTATCAACTGCTCGTACATACAAGAACCCCCCAAACCACCCGTTCAAGAAACGCAAGGTCACGCGCTGTGCCGACCTCTGCAAACTGATGCTCGCCCAGCAAGGTCGCCACGCCGGGCGCCTGTCGGTAATCACACTCCAGGAACAAGGCACCACCTTGGACCAGATGCTCGGTGCTCTGTTGTACCAGCGTCCGGATCAGGCCAAGCCCATCTTCCTCCCTGCCGTCAAGGGCAAGCCTGGGTTCCCAGGCCACTTCCTTTGACACCTGATCACACCAGAGCTGGGTCAGGTAGGGGGGGTTGCTGACGATGATATCATACTTTCCCTCTGCTGGGGAGAGCAGGTCGCCTTGAAGCATCGTCACCTTGGCTCCCAGACGCTCTGCATTGGCTTTTGCCACCTCCAGGGCAGCGGCGCTGATGTCAGTGAGGGTGACTTGGCACCCAAGTTCCAATGCCAGGGTTATCCCGATGGCCCCGCTGCCGGTGCAGACATCGATGATGGAAAGATCTTTGCTCTTGTTCAGCTTTCCGGCAAAGGCAAGCACCTGCTCGACCAGGATTTCGGTGTCGGGCCTGGGGATGAGCACACGCTCATCCACATGGAAATCCCGTCCATAGAACTCCCTCGATCCAAGGATATAGGCCATCGGCCGATGGGCAAGCCGCTGCAACACCAACGTCTCGAGTGCGGAAAGCTCTTCTTCTGTGAGCTCTTGGTCTGAGCAAAGAATCTGCTGGACATGGTCCAGACCTGTCACGTTCTGCAAAAGCAGGCGGGCGTCGAGATCCGGACTCTGGTCCACCGAGCCGTCCATGAGTCTGGAGGCAGTCGATCGCTTCCACTGCTGGACGGTCATACCAGCCATCTCAGCTCTCCTTCAGGGCAGCCTCGCCGGCGGCAATCTTCAGTGCTTCGACCACTTCATCGAGTGCACCGGCCATGATGAGCTCAAGTTTGTAGAGCGTCAGGTTGATCCGATGGTCGGTGAGCCGGTTCTGGGGGAAGTTGTAGGTGCGGATACGCTCGCTGCGATCCCCTGAGCCTACCTGGCTCTTGCGGGCCTCGGCCCGTTCACGGTTTTTCTTGTCTTCTTCCAGGTCGTAGAGGCGGCTTCTGAGCACCCTGAGAGCTTTCGCACGGTTCTTGATCTGGCTCTTCTCATCCTGGCAAATGACAACCAGGCCGGTGGGAAGGTGGGTGAGTCGGACGGCACTGTCGGTGGTATTGACGCACTGGCCTCCCGGGCCCCCTGCACGCATGACGTCCACCTTCAGGTCCTCCTGACGGATCTCAATGTCAGTCTCCTCAGCCTCAGGCAAGACGGCAACGGTCACGGCACTGGTGTGGATTCTCCCACCGCTCTCTGTTTCCGGGACGCGCTGTACACGATGGACACCGCTCTCCCAGCGCAGGCTTCCGTAGACAT includes:
- a CDS encoding RelA/SpoT family protein, whose amino-acid sequence is MYEQLIERFIQKAFKYPKADQEKILAAATFSASKHENQKRASGEPYIIHPLAVGEILIQLKMDADTICAGLLHDTLEDTDTTYEELTSIFGASVADMVEGETKIANLKTMNKSVQEAETIRKMFFAMSKDIRVIIIKLADKLHNMRTLQHLNPERAREIAGDTLDIFAPLADRLGISWLKDELEDLSLKILKPDTFNYIQEYLLSKKSEQNAYLNRIEKSIYRACGDANLSDVLVTSRAKHTYSVYMKMKKRKKEIDEIFDILGVRILCNTVTECYTILGVVHRLWPPIEGRFKDYIAMPKANNYQSLHTTVMALDGKLLEIQIRTKEMHSTAEYGVAAHWSYKADTGSDSGLWSKLDNEQFSKIISKLKTWSNEIETSESYMDDIKGELLKDTIYVFTPQGHIVELPANATALDFAYQIHTEVGNHTTGAKADGSIIPLNAPLKNTQVIEILTSPNARPHLQWLRYAQTSSARKKIKAWLNKYDENILIDKDIIAKRKEAEPAPKQESPQAPPPNADGDEIVRQVFDAKRMKFRVGDEKNMMIHIAQCCSPVRGDDIVGYISRGRGIIVHKRECPNLKNMSEVVDRSIEVEWETEFPKLTKRFSVTSKRTYDLFGEIEGALRKFKGHLIEGRLHDDEEGKLMGTFTMEVEKEEDFKKIIKSLKTIPSINTISEVK
- the prmC gene encoding peptide chain release factor N(5)-glutamine methyltransferase, whose product is MAGMTVQQWKRSTASRLMDGSVDQSPDLDARLLLQNVTGLDHVQQILCSDQELTEEELSALETLVLQRLAHRPMAYILGSREFYGRDFHVDERVLIPRPDTEILVEQVLAFAGKLNKSKDLSIIDVCTGSGAIGITLALELGCQVTLTDISAAALEVAKANAERLGAKVTMLQGDLLSPAEGKYDIIVSNPPYLTQLWCDQVSKEVAWEPRLALDGREEDGLGLIRTLVQQSTEHLVQGGALFLECDYRQAPGVATLLGEHQFAEVGTARDLAFLERVVWGVLVCTSS
- the prfA gene encoding peptide chain release factor 1, encoding MLKKLPEYEKQLADIDEKLSRPETMQDMKLFKSLNQERSHLSPIIDELKTMQSLIKQIAEAQQILKEEDDQEMLELTREELHELEAHLVKSEQKTKMLLIPPDPLEGKDIIMEIRAGTGGEEAALFAANLFRMYSHYADTKGWKMEILSSNETGIGGYKELVVSIGGKDVYGSLRWESGVHRVQRVPETESGGRIHTSAVTVAVLPEAEETDIEIRQEDLKVDVMRAGGPGGQCVNTTDSAVRLTHLPTGLVVICQDEKSQIKNRAKALRVLRSRLYDLEEDKKNRERAEARKSQVGSGDRSERIRTYNFPQNRLTDHRINLTLYKLELIMAGALDEVVEALKIAAGEAALKES